The following are from one region of the Chromobacterium phragmitis genome:
- a CDS encoding GpE family phage tail protein, with translation MADIAAVFHWPPPAMDAFTLAELMEWRERARQRSGANDE, from the coding sequence ATGGCAGACATCGCGGCAGTGTTCCACTGGCCGCCGCCGGCGATGGACGCCTTCACCCTGGCTGAACTGATGGAATGGCGCGAGCGCGCCCGGCAACGCAGCGGAGCAAACGACGAATGA
- a CDS encoding helix-turn-helix transcriptional regulator, whose amino-acid sequence MQYPSAAAIHTIVGAVDEGDMLSVLRRVADKSNVLDGMDLGAAADALIFILRDAAAVKLKAELALNKLTRRERQVAELLRSGMNNTDMASVLGCTERTIRAHLENMQRKLQVSNRTALLASVHGLNIGGSANTGI is encoded by the coding sequence ATGCAATACCCGTCTGCCGCCGCCATCCACACTATCGTGGGCGCGGTAGACGAGGGCGATATGCTTTCGGTTTTGAGGCGCGTGGCGGACAAATCGAATGTGCTGGACGGGATGGATTTGGGCGCGGCGGCCGATGCTCTGATTTTTATCTTGCGCGATGCGGCGGCGGTAAAGTTGAAAGCTGAACTCGCGTTGAATAAGCTGACGCGGCGGGAGAGGCAGGTTGCCGAACTATTGCGTTCCGGCATGAACAATACAGATATGGCTTCTGTATTGGGATGCACTGAGCGTACAATTCGCGCGCACCTTGAAAACATGCAGCGCAAGCTGCAGGTTTCCAATCGAACTGCACTATTAGCCAGTGTCCATGGCCTCAATATTGGCGGATCCGCCAATACCGGCATTTAA
- a CDS encoding tail fiber assembly protein, translating to MDTKIVYSYHPHTGEYLGATLADRSPLDIDEIWLLPAHSTELHPPLAGERQAAVFLDGAWSLLQDWRGIPLWCQSTARPIAAQLGETPDDVGATELQPPAYGVWTGKSWDVDQAAQRAGLMRVVDDEMTMRRMQADAAITPLQDAADLKIATPTELASLTAWRRYRVELSRIPEQQGYPLNINWPLRPQ from the coding sequence ATGGATACCAAGATCGTCTATTCATACCATCCGCACACTGGTGAATATCTCGGCGCAACACTCGCCGATCGCTCGCCGCTGGACATCGACGAGATTTGGCTGTTGCCGGCGCACAGCACCGAACTGCACCCCCCGCTCGCGGGAGAGCGCCAGGCAGCAGTCTTTCTGGATGGCGCATGGAGCCTGTTACAGGACTGGCGTGGGATCCCGTTGTGGTGCCAATCCACAGCGCGACCCATAGCTGCGCAGTTGGGAGAGACCCCTGACGACGTGGGCGCCACCGAACTGCAGCCGCCGGCATATGGGGTGTGGACTGGCAAAAGCTGGGACGTCGATCAAGCTGCGCAGCGCGCCGGATTGATGCGCGTGGTTGACGATGAAATGACCATGAGGCGCATGCAGGCAGATGCGGCGATCACTCCCTTGCAAGACGCTGCCGATCTGAAGATCGCGACTCCAACCGAACTGGCCTCTCTCACCGCATGGCGACGCTACAGGGTAGAACTCTCACGCATACCAGAACAGCAGGGATATCCATTGAATATCAATTGGCCGCTGAGACCTCAATAA
- a CDS encoding phage tail protein: MNKAASLRAALEAALPYLLDDPDRLVMFIDAGQVAAGMGGPSFEYRYTLTIGLLDFNLHPDEVMIPLLRWLRANEPALLQNPDKAREAIAFEAEILNHAAYDLRLQVKLTERVKVTISGDECVAEHLPEPKP, from the coding sequence ATGAACAAAGCCGCCAGCCTGCGCGCCGCCCTGGAGGCGGCTTTGCCTTATCTGCTGGACGATCCCGATCGCCTGGTCATGTTCATCGACGCCGGCCAGGTCGCCGCCGGCATGGGCGGCCCCAGTTTCGAGTACCGCTACACGCTGACCATCGGCCTGCTGGACTTCAACCTGCATCCAGACGAGGTGATGATCCCGCTGCTGCGATGGCTGCGCGCCAACGAGCCGGCGCTGCTGCAAAATCCGGACAAGGCCCGCGAGGCGATCGCCTTCGAGGCCGAGATCCTCAACCACGCCGCCTACGACCTGCGCCTGCAGGTGAAGCTGACCGAGCGCGTCAAAGTCACCATCTCCGGCGACGAGTGCGTCGCCGAACACCTGCCCGAGCCGAAGCCATGA
- a CDS encoding phage tail tape measure protein, which yields MSGIRNLKLEVILSAIDKATRPIKTVMGSSQGLSRQLKETKDRLKELNQAQAGVAAFRQLTKDAKETGDKLAGARQKLKQMQEQMAALGPPTEAMTRKLKSAEIAVEKLTLANRKKIDAAKQAKAALETNGVSVARLGQHERELAGRIGDATAAMRRQEDALKKLSDRQNRRRAARSGYEQSLENRDRVAGAGAAATAAGTAVGLPVVKMVRDYSSFEDAMLGVARQVDGARDANGKLTRTYFEMGDAIKAMSTQIPMATTELAALVEGGARMGVQGKDNLLAFAKTAATAAIAFDLPADQIGESMGKIANLYKVPIKNISQLGDVINYLDDNAQSKGADIINVMQRIAGITTQVGMSYQEAAALGSTFLSLGASAEVAATATNAMIRELANAAQQPARFQKGLKAIGLDAKSVQKGMATDATATIQQVLAAVNKLPKDKQIGVTTELFGKEYGDDAAKLAGNLQEYRRQLQLTKDTKATGSMDREGAARKDTLSAQWQISQNKLFNQSAALGETLRPALMEAMQLFGQVVDKVAAWTKANPELTATLVKIAATVGLALAAAGSLLLLLAGFLGPLAAIQFGLATLGINLTSGIGILGRLGGALSMIGKVMMWLGRVFLMNPIGLVVAAIAAAAYLIWRNWDWIGPKMAALWEGIKRVIGAVCGWIMDYLMNWTIVGFVVEHWEDIKAITLAVWTRIKDSVAAVAQGIVDFFMNWTIVGIIVSHWDAISAGASAAWEWIKNIAVSAGAGIADFFMNWTLLGLVVKHWDSITGFLGGLAAKFMTIGSQIMQGLINGFLGGLATLKNAVNGVGESAIGWFKEKLGIHSPSRVFAELGGYTMAGLQQGIANNQVGPLDAVAGMSKRLAAAGAGLALSAGGGIAGAVAIDRRAPITALPSTPAASPAPQYHIAIYAAPGMNEQQLAQMVARELDRRERQQAARGRSRLIDKD from the coding sequence ATGAGCGGCATACGCAACCTGAAGCTGGAAGTGATCCTGTCGGCGATCGACAAGGCCACGCGGCCGATCAAGACCGTGATGGGCAGCTCGCAGGGGCTGTCCAGGCAGCTGAAGGAAACCAAAGACCGTCTCAAAGAGCTCAACCAGGCGCAAGCCGGCGTGGCCGCCTTCCGCCAGTTAACCAAGGACGCCAAGGAAACCGGCGACAAGCTGGCCGGCGCGCGCCAGAAGCTCAAGCAGATGCAGGAGCAGATGGCCGCGCTCGGCCCGCCCACCGAGGCGATGACGCGCAAGCTCAAGAGCGCCGAGATCGCCGTCGAAAAGCTCACCCTGGCCAATCGCAAGAAGATCGACGCCGCCAAGCAGGCCAAGGCCGCGCTCGAGACCAACGGCGTCAGCGTGGCCCGGCTGGGCCAGCATGAGCGGGAGCTCGCCGGCCGGATCGGCGACGCCACCGCGGCGATGCGCCGGCAGGAGGACGCGCTCAAGAAGCTCAGCGACCGGCAAAACCGCCGACGCGCCGCGCGCAGCGGCTACGAACAGTCACTGGAAAACCGCGATCGCGTCGCAGGTGCCGGCGCGGCCGCCACCGCGGCCGGCACCGCCGTCGGGCTGCCCGTGGTCAAAATGGTCCGTGACTACAGCAGCTTCGAAGACGCCATGCTCGGCGTCGCCCGCCAGGTAGACGGCGCGCGCGACGCCAACGGCAAGCTCACCCGCACCTACTTTGAGATGGGTGATGCCATCAAGGCCATGTCCACCCAGATCCCAATGGCCACCACCGAGCTGGCGGCGCTGGTGGAAGGCGGCGCGCGCATGGGCGTGCAAGGCAAAGACAATCTGTTGGCTTTCGCCAAAACGGCCGCCACCGCCGCCATCGCGTTCGACCTGCCGGCCGACCAAATCGGCGAGAGCATGGGCAAGATCGCCAACCTCTACAAAGTGCCGATCAAAAACATCAGCCAGCTCGGCGACGTCATCAATTACCTGGACGACAACGCGCAGTCCAAGGGCGCCGACATCATCAACGTAATGCAGCGCATCGCCGGCATCACCACTCAAGTGGGCATGAGCTACCAGGAAGCGGCGGCGCTAGGCTCCACCTTCCTGTCGCTCGGCGCGTCGGCGGAGGTCGCCGCTACCGCAACCAACGCGATGATCCGAGAATTGGCCAATGCCGCCCAGCAGCCCGCGCGCTTCCAAAAAGGACTCAAAGCGATCGGGCTGGACGCCAAGTCCGTGCAGAAGGGCATGGCCACCGATGCCACTGCCACCATCCAGCAGGTTCTCGCGGCGGTCAACAAGCTGCCAAAGGACAAACAGATCGGCGTGACCACCGAGCTGTTCGGCAAGGAGTATGGCGACGACGCCGCCAAACTGGCCGGCAACCTGCAGGAATACCGCCGTCAACTGCAGCTGACCAAAGACACGAAAGCGACGGGGTCAATGGACCGCGAAGGCGCGGCCCGCAAGGATACGCTGTCCGCGCAATGGCAGATAAGCCAGAACAAGCTGTTCAATCAATCCGCCGCGCTGGGTGAAACCCTGCGGCCTGCGCTGATGGAGGCCATGCAGCTGTTCGGCCAGGTGGTCGACAAAGTCGCGGCCTGGACCAAGGCCAACCCGGAGTTGACGGCCACCCTGGTCAAGATCGCCGCCACGGTTGGCTTGGCGCTGGCGGCGGCCGGCAGCCTGCTGTTGCTGCTCGCAGGCTTTCTCGGCCCGCTCGCCGCCATCCAGTTCGGGCTGGCCACGCTCGGCATCAACCTGACCAGCGGCATCGGCATCCTCGGCCGCCTGGGCGGTGCGCTGAGCATGATAGGCAAGGTGATGATGTGGCTGGGGCGCGTGTTTCTGATGAATCCAATCGGCCTGGTCGTGGCCGCCATCGCCGCGGCGGCCTACCTGATCTGGCGCAACTGGGACTGGATAGGCCCCAAGATGGCCGCGCTCTGGGAAGGCATCAAGCGCGTCATCGGCGCCGTCTGCGGCTGGATCATGGACTACCTGATGAACTGGACCATCGTCGGCTTCGTCGTTGAGCACTGGGAAGATATCAAGGCCATCACCCTGGCGGTCTGGACGCGGATCAAGGACAGCGTCGCCGCCGTCGCCCAGGGCATTGTCGATTTCTTCATGAACTGGACTATCGTCGGCATCATCGTCAGCCACTGGGACGCCATCAGCGCCGGGGCCAGCGCGGCGTGGGAGTGGATCAAGAACATCGCCGTTAGCGCCGGCGCGGGCATCGCCGACTTCTTCATGAACTGGACGCTGCTCGGCCTGGTGGTCAAGCATTGGGACAGCATCACCGGCTTCCTCGGCGGCCTGGCCGCCAAGTTCATGACCATTGGCTCACAGATCATGCAGGGGCTGATCAACGGCTTTCTGGGCGGGCTCGCCACGCTCAAGAATGCCGTCAACGGCGTTGGGGAAAGCGCCATCGGCTGGTTCAAGGAAAAACTGGGCATCCACAGCCCAAGCCGCGTGTTCGCCGAACTGGGCGGCTACACCATGGCCGGCCTGCAGCAAGGCATCGCTAATAACCAGGTTGGGCCGCTGGACGCAGTCGCCGGCATGAGCAAACGGCTGGCAGCCGCCGGCGCGGGCCTGGCCTTGTCGGCTGGCGGGGGTATCGCCGGCGCGGTGGCGATAGACCGGCGCGCTCCCATCACTGCCCTGCCCTCAACCCCCGCGGCCAGCCCGGCGCCGCAATACCACATTGCCATCTACGCCGCCCCAGGCATGAATGAACAACAGCTGGCGCAGATGGTGGCGCGCGAGCTGGACCGCAGAGAACGGCAACAAGCCGCCCGCGGCCGCAGCCGCCTCATCGATAAGGACTGA
- a CDS encoding phage major tail tube protein — translation MALPRTLRLFNVFVDGVSYIDQALEIKLPTIAMKTESFSGGGMIGSVKLLKMLEDIQIEHSYNGPRQEIVATFGAEKHDAAMLRFAGSYSEEGSGTDQAVEIVVRGRHNEFDQGSAKTGENGDWKVKTDCTYYKQTIDGQVWLELDVVNKIFVVMGVDRLAAHRRNIGL, via the coding sequence ATGGCACTCCCCCGCACCCTCCGGCTCTTCAACGTCTTCGTCGACGGCGTCAGCTATATCGACCAGGCGCTGGAGATCAAGCTGCCCACCATCGCGATGAAGACCGAGTCCTTCAGCGGCGGCGGCATGATCGGCTCGGTCAAGCTGCTGAAGATGCTGGAAGACATCCAGATCGAACACTCCTACAACGGCCCTCGCCAGGAAATCGTCGCCACCTTCGGCGCGGAAAAACACGACGCCGCCATGCTGCGCTTCGCCGGCTCCTACAGCGAAGAAGGCTCAGGTACCGACCAGGCGGTCGAGATCGTCGTCCGCGGCCGGCATAACGAGTTCGACCAGGGCAGCGCCAAAACTGGCGAGAACGGCGACTGGAAGGTGAAGACCGACTGCACCTACTACAAGCAGACCATCGACGGCCAGGTCTGGCTGGAGCTGGACGTCGTCAACAAGATCTTCGTTGTCATGGGCGTGGACCGCCTCGCCGCCCACCGCCGCAACATCGGCCTGTAA
- a CDS encoding phage tail sheath protein, translating to MPADYHHGVRVFEVNEGTRTIRTVSTAVVGLVGVADDADAAFFPEDTPVLITDIQAAIGRAGVKGTLAASLDAIADQAKPLVIAVRAKQGKDEAVTTSNLIGTTTAEGKLTGMKALMSAQTRFGIKPRILGVPGLDNLPVATELAGIAKKLRGFAYLSAWNCMTKEDAAAYRQNFGQREAMVIWPDFVNWDTAANKETIAFATARALGLRAYLDQTVGWHKTLSNEPVEGVQGINRDVYWDLQEPDTDAGFLNAAGVTTLIRRDGFRFWGSHTCSADPLFQFESATRTAQVLADTMADAHFWAVDKPMHPTLVRDILEGLNAKGREMVSNGYLLGYRAWYDESINTPDVLKAGKLYIDYEYTPVPPLENLMLRQRITDRFLLDFAAKIQA from the coding sequence ATGCCTGCCGATTATCACCACGGAGTCCGTGTCTTTGAAGTCAATGAAGGCACGCGCACCATTCGCACCGTTTCCACCGCCGTCGTCGGCCTGGTGGGCGTCGCCGACGACGCCGACGCCGCCTTCTTCCCCGAAGACACGCCGGTTTTGATCACCGACATCCAGGCCGCCATCGGTCGGGCCGGCGTCAAGGGCACGCTCGCCGCATCGCTGGACGCCATCGCCGACCAGGCCAAGCCGCTGGTCATCGCCGTGCGCGCCAAGCAAGGCAAGGACGAAGCCGTCACCACCAGCAACCTGATAGGAACCACTACCGCCGAAGGCAAGCTCACCGGCATGAAAGCGTTGATGTCGGCACAGACCCGCTTCGGCATCAAGCCGCGCATCCTGGGCGTGCCTGGGCTGGACAATCTGCCGGTGGCCACCGAGCTCGCCGGCATCGCCAAGAAACTGCGCGGCTTCGCCTACCTGTCCGCCTGGAACTGCATGACCAAGGAAGACGCGGCGGCGTATCGGCAAAACTTCGGCCAGCGCGAAGCCATGGTGATCTGGCCGGACTTCGTCAACTGGGATACCGCCGCCAACAAGGAAACCATCGCCTTCGCCACCGCTCGCGCGCTGGGCCTGCGCGCCTATCTGGATCAAACCGTCGGCTGGCACAAGACGCTGTCCAACGAGCCGGTGGAAGGCGTACAGGGCATCAACCGCGACGTGTACTGGGATCTGCAAGAACCAGACACCGATGCCGGCTTCCTCAACGCGGCCGGCGTCACCACCTTGATCCGGCGCGATGGGTTCCGATTTTGGGGCAGCCATACCTGCAGCGCTGATCCACTGTTTCAGTTCGAAAGCGCAACCCGCACCGCCCAGGTGCTGGCCGACACCATGGCGGACGCGCACTTCTGGGCAGTCGACAAGCCCATGCACCCGACTCTGGTGCGCGACATCCTGGAAGGCCTGAACGCCAAGGGCCGCGAGATGGTCAGCAACGGCTACCTGCTCGGCTACCGCGCCTGGTACGACGAATCCATCAACACGCCCGACGTCCTGAAAGCCGGCAAGCTGTACATCGACTACGAATACACCCCGGTGCCCCCGCTCGAAAACCTCATGCTGCGCCAGCGCATCACCGACCGTTTCCTGCTCGACTTCGCCGCCAAGATCCAGGCCTAA
- a CDS encoding phage virion morphogenesis protein has translation MSAQRYEDALAGLLANLDGKARRQLAREIARQLRQSQQKRIAAQLNPDGSAFAPRKPQIQDKKGAIRRAMFSKLRTAQWLKTEASAGGAAVGFIGEVERIARVHQLGLRDRVCQHVSREVQYPARELLGLSPQDYEMIRDKVVDFLS, from the coding sequence ATGAGCGCGCAGCGCTACGAGGACGCGCTGGCCGGCCTGCTCGCCAATCTGGACGGCAAGGCCCGGCGGCAGCTCGCTCGCGAGATCGCCAGGCAGCTGCGCCAGAGCCAGCAAAAGCGCATCGCCGCCCAGCTCAATCCGGACGGCAGCGCCTTCGCGCCGCGCAAGCCGCAGATCCAGGACAAGAAAGGGGCCATCCGGCGCGCGATGTTCAGCAAGCTGCGCACGGCCCAATGGCTGAAGACAGAAGCCAGCGCCGGCGGCGCGGCGGTCGGTTTCATCGGCGAGGTCGAGCGCATCGCGCGGGTCCACCAACTCGGACTACGTGATCGTGTCTGTCAGCACGTGTCTCGCGAGGTGCAATACCCAGCGCGTGAATTGCTGGGCTTAAGTCCACAAGATTACGAAATGATAAGGGATAAGGTTGTAGATTTCTTGTCTTAA
- a CDS encoding phage tail protein I, with the protein MSRDLLPPNRTPLEAALADATALAINPAPLRGTSDSARCPSALLPWLAWERSVEGFDAAINEEQQRELIRQSISLHRRKGTVSAVRDVFRALGLGEVQILEGNHHYIADGTLAADGFGTAGAPDGWVEYRVQIDKLLSINQANTARDVLADVAPARSILWGIDFTGASLIANGFAIADGAYTAGVVNT; encoded by the coding sequence ATGAGCCGCGACCTGCTGCCGCCCAACCGCACCCCGCTCGAGGCCGCGCTGGCGGATGCCACGGCGCTGGCGATCAACCCTGCGCCGCTGCGCGGGACGTCCGATTCCGCCCGCTGTCCCTCGGCGCTGTTGCCCTGGTTGGCATGGGAACGCTCGGTCGAGGGATTCGACGCCGCCATCAACGAGGAGCAGCAGCGAGAGTTGATCCGGCAGTCCATCAGCCTGCATCGCCGCAAGGGCACGGTCTCGGCCGTGCGCGACGTGTTCCGCGCGCTGGGGCTGGGCGAGGTCCAGATCCTTGAAGGGAACCACCACTACATCGCTGACGGCACGCTGGCTGCCGACGGCTTCGGCACTGCCGGCGCCCCGGACGGCTGGGTCGAGTACCGCGTGCAGATCGACAAGCTGTTGTCGATCAACCAGGCCAACACCGCGCGCGATGTGTTGGCCGATGTCGCGCCGGCGCGCAGCATCCTGTGGGGGATCGACTTTACCGGCGCCTCCCTGATCGCAAACGGCTTTGCCATCGCCGATGGCGCCTATACCGCTGGAGTTGTGAACACATGA
- a CDS encoding phage tail assembly protein — MTTIQLDTPFKRGDADIAEITLRKPAAGELRGCNLTDLLQMDVIALQRVLPRISTPTLTEQDVSRLDPADLLQLGTAVAGFLLPKDKQLAASQSV; from the coding sequence ATGACCACCATCCAGCTCGACACCCCCTTCAAGCGCGGCGACGCCGACATCGCCGAGATCACCCTGCGCAAGCCCGCCGCTGGCGAACTGCGCGGCTGCAATCTGACCGACCTGCTGCAAATGGACGTCATCGCCCTGCAGCGCGTGCTGCCGCGCATCTCCACCCCCACGCTGACCGAGCAGGACGTCAGCCGCCTGGACCCGGCGGACTTGCTGCAGCTCGGCACCGCGGTGGCCGGTTTTTTGCTGCCGAAGGACAAGCAGCTGGCCGCCTCCCAGTCCGTGTAG
- a CDS encoding phage baseplate assembly protein V has protein sequence MDDFADLSRRIESMIRFGSIAAVQMAPPRVRVQSGGLTSAWRPWFALRAGDTRDWDPPTPGEQCVLFSPSGDPATGVALVGLYSDSRPAPSSNPDEHVRAYPDGARIAYNHVTGALSVAGVKTARIQASGLCTVDCPHAEFTGDVHIQGKLTVDGETLLKALLTYMNGLAGQGGGAGTRISGAIEHNGGGLSSNGVTLHAHVHPDSHGGDTGGPK, from the coding sequence ATGGACGATTTCGCCGACCTTTCCCGCCGCATCGAGAGCATGATCCGCTTCGGCTCCATCGCCGCCGTGCAGATGGCGCCGCCGCGCGTGCGCGTGCAATCCGGCGGCCTGACCAGCGCCTGGCGGCCCTGGTTCGCGCTGCGAGCCGGCGACACCCGCGACTGGGATCCGCCGACGCCAGGCGAGCAGTGCGTGCTGTTCAGCCCCAGCGGCGACCCAGCCACCGGCGTCGCGCTGGTCGGCCTGTACTCCGACAGCCGCCCCGCGCCATCCAGCAACCCCGATGAACATGTCCGAGCCTACCCGGACGGCGCGCGGATAGCCTACAACCACGTCACCGGCGCGCTGTCGGTCGCCGGCGTCAAGACTGCGCGGATCCAGGCATCGGGTCTATGCACGGTGGACTGCCCTCATGCCGAGTTCACCGGCGACGTCCACATCCAGGGCAAGCTCACCGTCGATGGCGAAACCCTGCTCAAGGCCTTGCTCACCTATATGAACGGGCTTGCAGGCCAGGGCGGCGGCGCGGGCACCCGCATCAGCGGCGCGATCGAGCACAACGGGGGCGGCCTCAGCAGCAACGGCGTCACGCTGCATGCCCACGTCCATCCGGACTCGCATGGCGGCGACACCGGGGGGCCGAAATGA
- a CDS encoding GPW/gp25 family protein, producing the protein MSARYIGLNAATGQQLSDLDHIRQSIRKILTTSLRSRVMRRDFGSLVPDLIDKPLNSKTHMQLLAATVMAISAWEPRVELARVRLQAGQNASDLFVDLELTRRDDRGAGQSANLRVPLRG; encoded by the coding sequence ATGAGCGCGCGCTACATCGGCCTCAACGCTGCCACCGGGCAACAGCTCTCCGATCTGGACCACATCCGGCAAAGCATCCGCAAGATCCTGACCACCTCGCTGCGCAGCCGCGTGATGCGCCGCGACTTCGGCAGCCTGGTGCCGGATCTGATCGACAAGCCGCTCAACAGCAAAACCCATATGCAGCTGCTGGCCGCCACCGTGATGGCAATCAGCGCCTGGGAACCGCGGGTCGAGCTGGCGCGCGTGCGGCTGCAGGCCGGCCAGAACGCCTCCGACCTGTTCGTCGATCTTGAGCTCACCCGCCGCGATGACCGCGGCGCAGGCCAATCCGCCAACCTTCGCGTGCCGCTGAGAGGCTGA
- a CDS encoding tail fiber protein, which translates to MTKLISPTNPGWPDVTRFEVVERLLGGDGGPLNRAPLELLERTEFLKKQIDDLVSGALIAEYADRLKTPRNIAMTGDGSWSVAFDGSGNASAALTLANSGVVAGTYGMLTVDIKGRVTAARALAAADIPALGWSKIASGKPTTLSGYGITDAASIRAPVFEDRITVPEGTQTAPSISFLMDGNGDTGFWHIADGMIGVTCNGVESVRFGPAGIQFPGVAAALSTPQALASALGNDPNFFTTITTLARAAAPSGLIGYFAGSAAPAGWLRANGAAVSRATYAALYAAIGTTYGAGDGAATFNLPDLRGEFVRGWDDGRGADAGRALGSWQSDLVGPHDHNIRRMPDGASLGLPSPAAGGAWAYGSGVTSADLANVYTTAKSGMGNESRPRNIALLACIKI; encoded by the coding sequence ATGACCAAGCTGATCTCGCCGACCAATCCTGGCTGGCCCGACGTGACCCGCTTCGAAGTCGTCGAGCGCCTGCTCGGCGGCGATGGCGGCCCGCTGAACCGGGCGCCGCTCGAACTTCTCGAGCGCACTGAGTTTCTCAAGAAACAAATCGACGATCTGGTATCCGGCGCGCTGATCGCCGAGTACGCCGATCGCCTGAAGACACCACGCAACATCGCCATGACGGGCGATGGTTCGTGGAGCGTGGCGTTTGACGGCAGTGGCAACGCCAGCGCGGCGCTGACACTCGCCAATAGCGGCGTCGTCGCCGGAACGTATGGCATGTTGACAGTGGACATCAAGGGGCGTGTGACCGCGGCGCGAGCATTGGCCGCTGCAGACATTCCTGCGCTGGGCTGGTCCAAGATCGCCAGCGGCAAACCAACCACGCTCTCTGGCTATGGCATAACCGATGCGGCCTCCATCCGCGCTCCGGTATTTGAGGATCGGATAACGGTTCCGGAGGGGACGCAGACAGCGCCAAGCATCTCATTTCTGATGGACGGCAACGGCGATACCGGATTCTGGCATATAGCGGATGGCATGATTGGCGTGACGTGCAACGGCGTGGAGTCCGTGCGTTTCGGCCCCGCTGGCATCCAGTTTCCTGGCGTGGCGGCAGCCCTCAGCACACCGCAGGCCCTCGCGTCGGCACTGGGGAATGATCCCAACTTTTTCACGACAATCACGACGCTGGCGCGGGCTGCCGCGCCTTCTGGCTTGATCGGCTATTTCGCAGGTTCCGCGGCCCCTGCTGGCTGGTTGCGAGCGAATGGCGCGGCGGTATCTCGCGCAACATATGCCGCGCTCTATGCCGCAATCGGCACCACCTACGGCGCGGGCGACGGGGCCGCCACCTTCAATCTGCCTGACCTGCGCGGCGAGTTCGTGCGCGGCTGGGACGATGGGCGCGGCGCGGATGCCGGCCGGGCGCTGGGCAGCTGGCAGTCGGATCTTGTCGGCCCTCACGATCACAATATCCGGAGGATGCCCGATGGAGCATCGCTCGGTCTCCCGTCACCGGCGGCAGGCGGCGCCTGGGCATATGGCAGTGGCGTCACCTCCGCCGACTTGGCGAATGTCTATACGACAGCGAAGAGCGGCATGGGCAATGAGAGCCGCCCCCGCAATATCGCGCTGCTCGCGTGCATCAAGATTTGA
- a CDS encoding baseplate assembly protein — protein MTIDITQLPAPQVVEEIDYEALLLRRKQRLAAAVPADIRQAVAAALELETEPLTILLQESAYTELILRQRVNEAAKATMLAYAGGTDLDNKAADYNVSRLLVAPANPDANPPTEAVWESDDRLRLRAQMAMEGTTVAGSRGAYLFHTLSASANVAAAHVESRADGPLRGDSPAPGEVRVWLLDARGDGVPGRELLDAVTAALSAETVRPLNDTVTAAAAKPVSFAVSAVLTFETGGEALSGGLDAARQRVEALLARSKRLGTGKQPSGLPPAALIAALKVAGVHDVKLLSPMATVAQGVGEFPLCAAITLDKA, from the coding sequence ATGACCATCGACATCACCCAGCTTCCCGCGCCGCAGGTCGTCGAGGAGATCGACTACGAGGCGCTGCTGCTGCGGCGCAAGCAGCGGCTGGCCGCCGCGGTGCCGGCCGACATCCGGCAAGCCGTCGCCGCCGCGCTGGAGTTGGAAACCGAGCCGCTGACCATCCTGCTGCAGGAAAGCGCCTACACCGAGCTGATCCTGCGCCAGCGCGTCAACGAGGCGGCCAAGGCCACCATGCTCGCCTACGCCGGCGGAACCGACCTCGACAACAAGGCGGCCGATTACAACGTCAGCCGCCTGCTGGTCGCGCCGGCGAATCCGGATGCCAATCCGCCGACCGAGGCCGTTTGGGAGAGCGACGACCGCCTGCGGCTGCGCGCCCAGATGGCGATGGAGGGAACCACCGTCGCCGGCAGCCGCGGCGCTTACCTGTTTCACACGTTGTCCGCCTCCGCCAATGTCGCCGCCGCCCACGTCGAATCGCGTGCAGATGGCCCGCTGCGAGGCGACTCGCCGGCTCCGGGCGAGGTGCGCGTCTGGCTGCTGGACGCGCGCGGCGACGGCGTGCCCGGCCGGGAACTGCTCGATGCCGTCACCGCGGCGCTATCGGCCGAGACCGTGCGTCCGCTCAACGACACCGTCACCGCGGCCGCCGCCAAGCCCGTGTCTTTTGCCGTGTCGGCCGTGCTGACGTTCGAGACCGGGGGAGAGGCCCTGTCCGGCGGGCTCGACGCCGCCCGGCAGCGGGTGGAGGCCCTGCTGGCGAGATCCAAGAGGCTGGGCACCGGCAAGCAGCCGTCCGGCCTTCCGCCTGCTGCGCTGATCGCCGCATTAAAGGTGGCCGGCGTGCACGACGTCAAGCTGCTTTCCCCGATGGCGACGGTCGCGCAGGGCGTCGGCGAGTTCCCGCTTTGCGCCGCCATCACCCTGGATAAAGCATGA